Proteins co-encoded in one Rhopalosiphum maidis isolate BTI-1 chromosome 2, ASM367621v3, whole genome shotgun sequence genomic window:
- the LOC113554801 gene encoding serine/arginine repetitive matrix protein 2 isoform X3 codes for MSNPNNVEQQCFKRVWKKTLKSVFKNPTNAMIMAETKSIQQVNVNLKKKKARRRRKKKNKQKICDCCMDRTHNINGPVSTLNANDLLYLHHVPWGCLNTVCINGMQFANINSLKSFLSVRDSHQFADEQLKKNARLRDAFGISEFFIEGSSLDPERKIKEAALAQLKALQVDQALEQTQMNEDTSTNKDSSIANELQFKSPKHKKRKKKKSKSHKSDKEKGSEKKKSKKHKKKHNSSSEDSPRIDEVKGNKNLSQVKSKYDNDDKTNKITETKKKFEFENSHKKYTRDNDKVIEFKYKSDWEDFRKKDSKLEDTKNLKKDKITEELSKPKSKDTTNDSKKQENSPRHKTPIKERDRDRERDYDKYSYRQQRNRDDIKSNKEKSDKKSDRADSKYSSKKRNSRTPIKELKKKPIQPEKLTCISADSDSDKSCYTPPPKSLNAKLSQSKNNEEKNLKSTKYTFSLREDSEERLVVTKPNGSNNNLKSALPNSENQHKKLETRKTNDRSDQVFLDSSSSENGGLEEDIDLNIIKEITTEKIKKVFELHEKQEQALLLLKKKLMEKKRKVRTSSSSSESSDEEPVKKKSVKRKRVKRSSSSNSDVNTRKKSKRSRSSSSSSSASDTSADHHKSLKRSKDKYSKKKSSRRRAKEDSTSRSRSRSVSISSNEQLHKKRVSSSEESSPRRKHKSSKRKRSSRRQRSSDSSCSSRSSPCYKNKRRYSTSRSRSTSISSSSHYSRSSSSSQDSSSSGSSRSSKSRSASIPRRRGSPSFLDRRRITRLEHSARKRPIPYTRLTPFSTNSDTDSVISVHDSPIAESH; via the exons atgtccaACCCAAATAATGTTGAACAGCAATGTTTTAAACGGGTATGGAAAAAAACTCTTAAATCTGTGTTTAAAAATCCTACAAATGCTATGATAATGGCTGAAACAAAATCTATTCAACAAGTAAATGTTAATCTCAAGAAAAAAAAGGCTAGACGAcggaggaaaaaaaaaaataaacagaaaatttGTGATTGTTGTATGGAtagaacacataatataaatggccCGGTATCAACTTTGAATGCAAACGATTTATTGTATCTTCATCATGTGCCTTGGGGCTGTCTGAACACGGTTTGCATTAATGGAATGCAATTTGCTAAtattaatagcttaaaatcatttttaag tgttaggGATTCTCATCAATTTGCTGATGAACAGTTAAAAAAGAATGCAAGACTAAGAGATGCTTTTGGTATAtcagaattttttattgaaggcTCTAGCTTAGATCcagaacgaaaaataaaagaagCGGCTCTGGCCCAGTTAAAGGCGTTGCAGGTGGATCAAGCACTTGAACAAACACAAATGAATGAAGACACCTCAACAAATAAAGACAGCAGTATTGCAAACGAACTACA gtTTAAAAGTCCTAAGCATAAAAAACGAAAGAAGAAGAAGTCAAAATCTCATAAAAGTGACAA AGAAAAGGGAAgtgaaaagaaaaaatcaaaaaaacataaaaagaaaCATAACTCTTCATCCGAAGATAGTCCAAG aaTTGATGAAGTAAAAGGCAACAAGAATTTGTCTCAAGTTAAATCTAAGTATGACAATGATgataaaactaataagataaccgaaactaaaaaaaaatttgagtttGAAAAtagccataaaaaatatacaagagaCAATGATAAGGTAATAGAATTCAAGTATAAAAGTGATTGGGAGGATTTCCGTAAAAAAGATtctaaactagaagatactaaaaacttgaaaaaagataaaattactGAAGAACTCAGCAAACCAAAGTCTAAAGACACTACTAATGATtctaaaaaacaagaaaattcTCCTAGACATAAAACACCAATAAAAGAACGTGATCGGGATAGAGAGAGAGATTATGATAAATACTCATATAGGCAACAGCGAAATCGTGATgacattaaatcaaataaagaaaaatctgATAAAAAATCTGATAGAGCAGACTCAAAATACAGTTCTAAGAAAAGGAATTCAAGAACTCCTATTAAAGAATTGAAGAAAAAACCAATTCAACCTGAGAAATTAACTTGCATTTCAGCTGATAGTGATAGTGACAAGTCATGTTATACACCTCCTCCCAAAAGTTTGAATGCTAAATTGAgtcaatcaaaaaataatgaagaaaaaaatttaaagagtactaaatatacattttcattgcGTGAGGATAGTGAAGAACGTTTAGTTGTAACCAAACCTAATGGAAGtaataacaacttaaaatCAGCATTACCAAATAGTGAAAATCAACATAAGAAACTTGAAACTCGAAAAACGAATGATCGTTCAGATCaagtatttttagattctagTTCAAGCGAAAATGGTGGGTTAGAAGaagatattgatttaaatattattaaagaaataactactgagaaaataaaaaaagtatttgagtTACACGAAAAACAAGAGCAAGCACTGcttcttctaaaaaaaaaactaatggaGAAAAAACGTAAAGTTAGAACTTCTTCTAGTTCAAGTGAGAGCTCGGATGAAGAACCTGTCAAAAAGAAAAGTGTTAAACGGAAACGTGTTAAACGTTCGTCATCTAGTAACAG tgATGTGAATACTAGAAAAAAGTCCAAGCGTTCACGCTCTAGTAGCAGCAGTAGCAGTGCAAGTGACACAAGTGCTGATCatcataaatcattaaaacgatctaaagataaatattcaaagaaaAAGTCATCACGTCGTCGTGCTAAAGAAGATAGTACATCTCGATCTCGATCTCGATCGGTTTCAATTAGCTCAAATGAACAGTTACATAAGAAACGAGTTTCTTCAAGTGAAGAATCAAGTCCTAGGCGTAAGCACAAATCATCCAAACGCAAACGTTCATCTCGGAGACAAAGGAGCAGTGATAGTAGTTGCAGCAGTAGATCATCaccatgttataaaaataaaagacgtTATAGTACAAGCCGTTCACGTTCGACTAGTATTTCATCAAGCAGTCATTACTCTCGCAGTTCTAGTTCAAGCCAGGACTCAAGCAGTTCTGGGTCTAGTCGTAGTTCAAAGTCTCGATCTGCATCTATACCTAGGCGACGGGGGTCGCCTAGTTTTTTGGATCGAAGACGAATTACAag ACTGGAACACAG tgcGAGAAAAAGACCCATCCCATACACAAGACTAACGCCGTTTTCCACCAATTCTGATACGGATAGTGTCATCAGCGTGCACGACTCACCAATTGCTGAGAGCCACTAA